The DNA region GCTTCACCAGCGCGGCGTGTTCATCGGGCGTTACCTCGCCGTTGCGCGCTAGACCTCCGAGATCGTTCACGCCTTCGAACAGGATGACCCAGCGCACGCCCGCAGGTGCCAGCACGTCGCGATCGAAGCGGGCCAACGCATTGGGGCCCAGCCCATTGATTAGCAGATGATTCCCGCCGATGCCCTGGTTCGAAACGCCAACGCTTCGCGTATCCGGCGATGCCTGCAGCCGTTGCGCGAGAACGTCGGTCCAGCGATCGTTTCCATTGGTGGTCGCGGCGTGCCCGTCGGTGATGGAGTCTCCCAGCGCCACGATGGAAGCCGCACCGGAAGTCGCCAGCACGTCGATCCCGGAGACCTGGCACCAGTGGTCTGCGTGCTTTGCGCCCAGCAGATTTGGCTCGCCCACGGAATCTCCATGAACGAAGTAGGAGGTGGCGCGCGAGCCGGGATGGCCGGTCTCTGTTGCTGGAGGCGCGTCGAGATGGAAGGTCACGGAGAGGTCGGAGAGAGCGGCTACGGGGTAGTTCAATGCATCGGATACGAACTCCGCACCCGGGGGCACGGTCACTTCATTGCTCCCGGCAAAGGTCAGAGGCCGGTCGGTTGCTGGATCGATTGTGGAGGAAGAGGGCGAGATTGGCCGCGCGATGTGCACCGAGGTAAAGTGCAGCGCCTCGGTTCCGAACGCATTCGATAGATGAACGCGCAGCGCCGCTCCGCCGACAGAGAGATGGAAGATTTGACGCACCGTGGCATCGCGCAGATCGTCGGTCGGCATGGCATTCTGCGGCTCGGGAATCTGTTGCGAGGCGCCCCAAGTTGCGACCCACGTTTGCTGCCCCTGCGCGTTCGAGTGCGTCGCAGGAAACGTCATCGCCATCAGGATGGTAAAAATTGCGCGGATTTTCAGTGCGTTCTCCTCAGGTCACGATTTACCATTGTTTGCCATAACTAAATCGTTTTTTCAAAGCGCAGCAAGAATATCATTCGTGGAGGTTGGGCGTGGGTTTGTTGCTGAAGTCTGTTGCTGTTTCCCTTTCGTGTCTATGCGCAGTTGCGGCAATGGGCCAGAGCATCGAGGCTGCTTCCAGTTCACCGCGCCCGGTCCCTTTTACGTCGGAGCAAGATCATCAGAACATGATGGACCAGCTCGGCATCAAGGCGCTGCGTCCGGGGCCGAGCGGCGATGAGAAGGCACCGAACCACGCTAACTATGATGAGTCGAAGGCCAATCCATATCCTGATCTTCCCGATTCTCTGACATTGAACGATGGCGGGAAGGTCACGACTCCGCAGATGTGGTGGGAGAAGCGCCGTCCTGAGATCGTGGCGATGTATGAGAGGTATGTCTACGGCCGCATCCCTAAAGAGGTGCCCACGGTGAAGTGGAGCGTCACTGCGGTCGATCACGAGAGGATCGGCTTTACTCCCGTCATCGCCAAGGATCTGGTTGGGCAGGTCGACAACTCTTCTTATCCTGCTATCAGCGTCAAGATCCACATGACGTTGGTTACGCCGGCAAACGCGAAGGGACCTGTTCCCGTTCTCGTGATGTTTGGTCGCGCCGGTTTTCCCGCACCGCATGAGCCTTCGGGCGACGACTTTGACCGCATCAACGCGGCATGGAAGGCGCTTCTTGTGCAGCAGGACCCTTCCTTGAAAGAGGTCTTTGCAAATCATCCCGCCTGGCAGCCGGTTAAGGCTACGCCCTTTCAATTTCCGGCACTGAATGCGGACGGTGGTCTGCCCAACACCTGGCAGTTGGCCGCAGCGGGCTGGGGTTTCGCGCTGCTCGACCCGGCCAGCGTGCAGGCTGACGACGGCGCTGGAATGACGCGCGGCATCATCGGTCTGGTCAACAAGGGGCAGCCGCGCAAGCCGGAAGACTGGGGCGCGCTGCGGGCGTGGGGCTGGGGTGCGGGGCGTGCTCTCGACTACCTCGTGACCGATCCCTCGGTCGACGCAAAACATGTCGGCATCGAAGGCGTCTCGCGCTACGGCAAAGCTGCTTTGGTAACTATGGCGTTCGATCAGCGCTTCGCTATGGTTCTTGTCGGCTCCTCCGGCAAGGGTGGGGCTACGCCGCTGCGCCGTAATTATGGTGAAGCGGTCGAAAGCCTCACCGGCGGCGAGTACTACTGGATGGCTGGAGACTTCATGAAGTACGGCGCATCCGAGGCCAGCTTTGGCAGCAAGACGCCGGGAGATATTCCTGTCGATTCGAATGAACTCATCGCGTTGTGTGCGCCCCGGCTGACGTTTATCAGCTATGGGATTCCCGAGAAGGGCGACGCCCACTGGCTCGACCATGAGGGCAGCTTTATGGCGACGGTGGATGCGAGCCGGGTGTTTACGCTGCTTGGCGCCAAAGGCCTCGATGTGGAAGGGGACTATCATACGGCGAAGATGCCGCCGGTGAATCAGGGGTTCCTCTCTGGAAAGCTCGCGTGGCGACAGCATGACGGCGGGCACACCGATGCGCCGAACATGAAGTATTTCATCGAGTGGACGGACAAGTTTATCGGTCACACTCCGCCGCAATAGGAAGGCAGATGCCGAATGCTTAACCCTGAAATGACAGCTTTTTTCGGGCGGCAGGGGCACAGACACGGCCTTGAGCAACCGGAGCCATCAGCAGGTCTCGCAGGGTGCTTGAGGAATGACTGTGGGCAACGGTGCGCCTTCGAGGAGGGCGTACTTCGCCGGAGAGCAACATGCCTTCGCGAGTCGCGCCCTGTCTGCCTGCATGCCCTTGTCTTCCTGAAGCCAGTCCAGTGTCTGCCGAAGAATCTGAGATGCGCCGAGATGCGGTGGCATGACGATGCGATAGTGCATCCATCGTCCTTCCCGCCGCGCCGAGATGATTCCAGCGCTGCGCAGGTAAGCGAGGTGGCGGGAGATCTTGGGTTGGGGGCCGCCGAGAATCTCGACGAAGTAGCACACACAAATCTCCTGATCGCCCATAAGGTTCAGGAGCCGGAGGCGGGTGTTGTCCCCGAGAGCCTGGAAGAGCCGTTCTATGTTAAAAGTCCGCTTCGCTGCCATGAATCCAATATATACGCATTGACGTATTAGTTGTCCGAGAATATAGTCGCCTAAGCGAATATTTTGGAGGCGGGCATGTCGGAGCAGCTATTGGATTCGGTGAAGTCGAAGTACGGCGCGGTCGCAGAGAGCACGCTATCGAACGATCACGCAGGCGTGAAGGCGGTCGCGGAGGCCTTTGGCTACAGTGCAGAGGAACTGACTTCGATTCCCGCCGGGGCGAATATGGGACTCTCCTGCGGGAATCCCACGGCGACGGCGCACTTGAAGCCGGGTGAGGTTGTGGTCGATCTCGGCTCCGGTGGAGGTCTCGATGTGTTTCTTGCATCTCGGATGGTGGGCCCGGAGGGACGCGCTATCGGCATTGATATGACGACGGCGATGATCGAGCGTGCGCGTGAGAATGCACAGAAGGGCGGTTATACCAATGTGGAGTTCTACCAATCCACCATTGACCAGATCCCGCTCGAGGATGCTTCTGTCGATTGCATCATCTCGAATTGCGTCATCAATCTCGCACCGGATAAGCCAGCCGTCTTCCGCGAGATTGCGCGAGTCTTGAAGCCGGGTGGCCGCGTCGCCTTGAGCGACATTGCGCTGAAGCACGATCTGCCTGAAGCGGTCGCGCAGAGCATGGCGGCTTATGTCGGCTGCATTGCCGGGGCGATTTTGATTGACGACTATCGTGCCGGGCTGCTCGCAGCCGGATTTCAGCATGTGGAAATTGTGGATAGCGAAGCCGATTTGAACGCATATGCCAAGGTCGAGAATCAGGCAGGTTGTTGCTCGCCGAGCATGGAAGTTGGCAGCCCCTTCCAGGTGATCGGAGATGCTTGTTGCACACCGGCAACGAGCGAGCCTTCGTTGCACGAGGAGCTGACGACGCTTCTCTCGCAGTATGACGTGAACGAAGCGGCGGCCAGCGTGAAGGTTTACGCTATCAAACCTCGGGTCGTATAGGAGACGCGATGTACAAGGTAATCTTTGCGTGCGTCCACAACGCGGGGCGCTCACAGATGGCGGCAGCTTTCTTCAATCACCTCGCCGACCCGCAAAAAGCGGAAGCAATATCTGCCGGTACTGAGCCCGGGCTGCGGGTGCATCCCGAAGTGCTGACAGTTATGCAGGAAGTTGGCATCGACCTAAGCGGTGCCAGGCCTCAAAGGCTGACCGAGGCCTTGGCGCGGGAAGCGCAACTGCTCATTACGATGGGCTGCGGGGATCAATGCCCCTATGTTGAAGGGCTGCGCCGCGATGATTGGCCGCTGCCCGATCCTAAAGGACGGCCCCTCGATGAAGTCCGCGCTGTGCGCGACGACATTCGAAGCCGGGTTTCAGCACTGCTGAATACAGAGGGTTTAGGTAAAGCTTAGCTGTCAGATTAGCCGCACGCTTTCCAGCGTCTTCGTCGACCTCCTTTTTCCCGTCTCCCCCATATTGTTCGTGCATAGCACAAAAGTGCAGTCTCGATCACGGAAGTGGAAGTGCCAATCACTAAAGATTCCGGCACTCTATTTACAAGTAAACGAGGTCTTCGAGCCATGCGAATCGCATCTGTAGGAACTGCATTTCCGGAACATCGCTATCCCCAGGCCGTTATCACGGAAGCCCTGAAAGAACGTATGCAGGACAAACTGGTGATCCCCGCCATCATGAACCGTCTTCACAATAATTGTGGAGTCGACTTCCGCCACATTATGTTTCCCCTGGACACTTTGGGAACGCGTTCTGGATTCGGTCCGAACAACGACCTGTGGATCAAGGGCGCCCTGGATCTTGGCC from Edaphobacter paludis includes:
- a CDS encoding metalloregulator ArsR/SmtB family transcription factor, which produces MAAKRTFNIERLFQALGDNTRLRLLNLMGDQEICVCYFVEILGGPQPKISRHLAYLRSAGIISARREGRWMHYRIVMPPHLGASQILRQTLDWLQEDKGMQADRARLAKACCSPAKYALLEGAPLPTVIPQAPCETC
- the arsM gene encoding arsenite methyltransferase, coding for MSEQLLDSVKSKYGAVAESTLSNDHAGVKAVAEAFGYSAEELTSIPAGANMGLSCGNPTATAHLKPGEVVVDLGSGGGLDVFLASRMVGPEGRAIGIDMTTAMIERARENAQKGGYTNVEFYQSTIDQIPLEDASVDCIISNCVINLAPDKPAVFREIARVLKPGGRVALSDIALKHDLPEAVAQSMAAYVGCIAGAILIDDYRAGLLAAGFQHVEIVDSEADLNAYAKVENQAGCCSPSMEVGSPFQVIGDACCTPATSEPSLHEELTTLLSQYDVNEAAASVKVYAIKPRVV
- a CDS encoding acetylxylan esterase, which codes for MGQSIEAASSSPRPVPFTSEQDHQNMMDQLGIKALRPGPSGDEKAPNHANYDESKANPYPDLPDSLTLNDGGKVTTPQMWWEKRRPEIVAMYERYVYGRIPKEVPTVKWSVTAVDHERIGFTPVIAKDLVGQVDNSSYPAISVKIHMTLVTPANAKGPVPVLVMFGRAGFPAPHEPSGDDFDRINAAWKALLVQQDPSLKEVFANHPAWQPVKATPFQFPALNADGGLPNTWQLAAAGWGFALLDPASVQADDGAGMTRGIIGLVNKGQPRKPEDWGALRAWGWGAGRALDYLVTDPSVDAKHVGIEGVSRYGKAALVTMAFDQRFAMVLVGSSGKGGATPLRRNYGEAVESLTGGEYYWMAGDFMKYGASEASFGSKTPGDIPVDSNELIALCAPRLTFISYGIPEKGDAHWLDHEGSFMATVDASRVFTLLGAKGLDVEGDYHTAKMPPVNQGFLSGKLAWRQHDGGHTDAPNMKYFIEWTDKFIGHTPPQ
- a CDS encoding arsenate reductase ArsC, coding for MYKVIFACVHNAGRSQMAAAFFNHLADPQKAEAISAGTEPGLRVHPEVLTVMQEVGIDLSGARPQRLTEALAREAQLLITMGCGDQCPYVEGLRRDDWPLPDPKGRPLDEVRAVRDDIRSRVSALLNTEGLGKA
- a CDS encoding SGNH/GDSL hydrolase family protein produces the protein MTFPATHSNAQGQQTWVATWGASQQIPEPQNAMPTDDLRDATVRQIFHLSVGGAALRVHLSNAFGTEALHFTSVHIARPISPSSSTIDPATDRPLTFAGSNEVTVPPGAEFVSDALNYPVAALSDLSVTFHLDAPPATETGHPGSRATSYFVHGDSVGEPNLLGAKHADHWCQVSGIDVLATSGAASIVALGDSITDGHAATTNGNDRWTDVLAQRLQASPDTRSVGVSNQGIGGNHLLINGLGPNALARFDRDVLAPAGVRWVILFEGVNDLGGLARNGEVTPDEHAALVKRVLSADEQIVLRAHAHGLRVFGATITPYVGSDYYHPGPLSEADRQAVNAWIRAAGHFDAVIDFDSVVRDPHHPDHLLPAFDSGDHLHPSPAGYKAMGEAVPLNLFAR